In Mycolicibacterium tusciae JS617, one genomic interval encodes:
- a CDS encoding transglycosylase SLT domain-containing protein, producing the protein MGQARDGFGTGVGVLLPVAPLGPAPPPSITPGEGQAADGQQDSAVEHHNSTAALDALDATGRAELDAAGASASGGRGNMESIIAAAVADVQALGLSTNTPEGKRALIAAIKTRLEETRGTVQTGAAEAGTHAASANANAAGYGDVAGLTRPAGMGANPLGAMPMSGGMPMGGGGMPGFGAPLSGLSGLTAPFTQAAKLTGSNGSPAAGTGGSKSAVSQAAKIPLSAVRYDRQKFPAGRDAYRGYISEALDVMGVDDPRARARWMTGLMTAAARESSFNPLAVNTSDMNATRLAGSAADGFPAGSSRGGVQTIPETFASFHQPGTATNIYEPVANLCASMNYVMSRYGVDPSGSNLSKVAQFNPNSAGGGY; encoded by the coding sequence ATGGGTCAGGCGCGGGATGGTTTCGGTACCGGGGTTGGGGTGTTGTTGCCGGTGGCGCCGTTGGGTCCGGCGCCGCCGCCGTCGATCACTCCCGGTGAGGGTCAGGCCGCTGATGGTCAGCAGGATTCGGCCGTCGAGCACCACAACTCGACGGCTGCGCTGGATGCCCTGGATGCCACCGGCCGCGCCGAGTTGGATGCGGCGGGGGCCTCGGCGTCGGGGGGCCGGGGGAACATGGAGTCGATCATCGCTGCGGCGGTGGCCGACGTGCAGGCGCTGGGGTTGAGTACCAACACTCCGGAGGGCAAGCGGGCGTTGATCGCCGCGATTAAGACTCGGTTGGAGGAGACTCGCGGCACGGTGCAGACCGGTGCTGCTGAGGCGGGCACGCACGCGGCCTCAGCCAACGCTAACGCCGCCGGTTACGGTGACGTCGCGGGTCTGACCCGCCCTGCGGGGATGGGCGCAAATCCGTTGGGCGCCATGCCGATGAGCGGCGGAATGCCGATGGGTGGCGGTGGGATGCCCGGTTTCGGTGCACCGCTATCCGGGTTGAGCGGGCTGACCGCCCCTTTCACCCAAGCAGCCAAACTGACCGGCAGCAACGGCAGCCCCGCCGCGGGCACGGGCGGGTCGAAGTCAGCGGTGTCGCAGGCAGCGAAGATCCCGCTCAGTGCTGTGCGGTACGACCGGCAGAAGTTCCCGGCGGGCAGGGATGCCTATCGGGGATACATCAGCGAAGCGCTTGACGTGATGGGCGTTGACGACCCGAGGGCTCGGGCACGATGGATGACCGGGTTGATGACCGCTGCAGCGCGGGAGTCCAGCTTCAATCCGTTGGCGGTCAACACCTCCGACATGAACGCCACGCGGTTGGCCGGCTCGGCGGCGGACGGGTTCCCGGCGGGTTCGTCACGCGGCGGTGTGCAGACGATTCCGGAGACGTTCGCGAGCTTTCACCAGCCTGGTACGGCGACGAACATCTATGAGCCGGTGGCCAACCTGTGTGCGTCGATGAACTATGTGATGAGCCGCTACGGGGTTGATCCCAGCGGGTCGAATCTGTCGAAGGTTGCGCAGTTCAACCCGAACTCTGCAGGCGGTGGTTACTGA
- a CDS encoding DUF4226 domain-containing protein, whose translation MSWDIVSKAAETVITNAIIGITKLAPLLPLSPGPDTEGDGPENGGGGDAPTAPEVPGQPSPTPPPPAPPVPPEEAEGPAAEAAKEEARRVGEMLEQLVELDSAGISAEEVAAAGEVGRQELENIRADVMAKIEQMKADGALYTVEGQKALMDFVKTRLEEARTVIEKAAADSEDKAAVSQDNATRYSDVGTAPDSADGGGANGAAVEADSAQEEAQTAPAGMLGQPGLGMGMPMGGGMPMGGIPGFGGGGGGLPGFGGGGGLPTGFMDPLASTLAGFSDQQPAEEAGPDFTDDEASPAEEAGPDFAEDEAATESASESESDSDSEEESAQTQAAGADQEGQQAETVEPATKSTDVQLPDNSVTEARTPQGAEAVRSALGGTPVAEAWQQAAGVTLPPAGTPVTDPVPPTQLKAGDVGMWKDHLVMALGDGKVLVSGQVQPLESVSSGPDFLGWFDPTAAKAGSPAPAPAAD comes from the coding sequence ATGTCGTGGGACATTGTTAGCAAAGCTGCCGAGACGGTGATCACCAACGCGATCATTGGGATCACCAAGCTGGCGCCGCTGCTGCCGTTGTCGCCTGGCCCCGACACTGAGGGTGACGGGCCAGAGAACGGGGGCGGGGGCGACGCCCCGACTGCGCCTGAGGTGCCCGGTCAGCCGTCGCCGACGCCTCCTCCTCCGGCGCCTCCGGTGCCGCCGGAGGAGGCTGAGGGGCCTGCTGCTGAGGCGGCCAAAGAGGAGGCTCGACGTGTGGGCGAGATGCTGGAGCAGCTCGTGGAGCTCGACAGTGCGGGGATCAGCGCTGAGGAGGTGGCGGCTGCGGGTGAGGTCGGCCGCCAGGAGCTGGAGAACATCCGCGCCGATGTGATGGCCAAGATCGAGCAGATGAAGGCTGACGGGGCGCTGTACACCGTTGAGGGTCAGAAGGCGTTGATGGATTTCGTCAAGACCCGTCTGGAGGAGGCTCGAACGGTCATCGAGAAGGCCGCGGCCGACTCCGAGGACAAGGCGGCGGTGTCGCAGGACAACGCCACCCGGTACAGCGACGTGGGCACTGCACCCGACAGTGCAGACGGCGGCGGCGCCAATGGCGCTGCTGTGGAAGCTGATTCGGCGCAGGAGGAGGCTCAGACCGCCCCGGCTGGGATGTTGGGTCAGCCGGGTTTGGGCATGGGCATGCCGATGGGGGGCGGGATGCCGATGGGGGGCATTCCTGGGTTCGGCGGTGGTGGCGGCGGATTGCCGGGCTTCGGCGGCGGCGGGGGGCTACCCACTGGGTTTATGGACCCGCTGGCCTCGACGCTGGCAGGGTTCAGCGATCAGCAGCCTGCTGAGGAAGCTGGCCCGGACTTCACCGACGACGAGGCGAGCCCTGCCGAGGAAGCTGGCCCGGACTTCGCCGAGGACGAGGCCGCGACCGAGTCGGCATCCGAGAGCGAGAGCGACAGTGATTCCGAGGAGGAGTCGGCGCAGACTCAGGCCGCTGGCGCGGACCAGGAGGGGCAGCAGGCCGAGACGGTGGAACCGGCGACGAAGTCGACTGATGTGCAGTTGCCCGACAACTCGGTGACTGAGGCGCGGACGCCGCAGGGCGCGGAGGCCGTGCGCTCGGCGCTGGGGGGCACTCCGGTGGCCGAGGCGTGGCAGCAGGCTGCGGGTGTGACGCTGCCGCCGGCGGGCACTCCGGTGACCGATCCGGTGCCCCCGACGCAGCTCAAGGCGGGGGATGTGGGCATGTGGAAGGACCATTTGGTGATGGCGTTGGGCGACGGCAAGGTGCTGGTGTCCGGGCAGGTGCAGCCGCTGGAGAGTGTGAGTTCGGGCCCGGACTTTTTGGGCTGGTTCGATCCGACTGCGGCAAAGGCGGGCTCACCGGCCCCGGCACCGGCCGCTGACTGA
- the eccB gene encoding type VII secretion protein EccB, with the protein MQEPKRTHRAERRRGGTGLTYASLEQVAAWRFLWHRMAVAVARHSVRLVHDPSKNYGAAATVGVVIAALALGVCFVLSWLKPVGQIGNSKLVADRGSGALFVDVNNTMHPVLNLASARLILGQDASPTLVPMAQIEERPIGPAVGIVGAPNDLTARTPADTGWGLCDKAGTAGTLATPRVTALTGQSELGDWAHEMASPDAVLMTYGGSVFLVTDGHRSQLDLADKPVMLALGLQAGNLRPTPMSRALYEALIPTAPLRVPDVPSPGGPVGYAGPGLAVVSGSVVKSRSAAGDDQFFVALPAGLQMIPETVALMLHNANVSRQGRVLDVEAPMVAAAPQAVGFDVSAYPNGPVKLLDKAAEPVTCVMWRKDSGAPQATVTTVSGRRLPIAQGEESRVIRMVSAQAGQQSADEVYLGPGSANFVQVTGVEPDSGRSESVWWIGHSGVRFGIETSDRQHDPLRALGLSEVTPTPAPWAVVRWLPAGPALSRQSAMVEHDTLGANPAAAPMNEKGTR; encoded by the coding sequence ATGCAGGAACCGAAGCGCACCCATCGGGCCGAGCGGCGCCGCGGCGGGACCGGATTGACCTACGCCTCTTTGGAACAGGTTGCGGCGTGGCGGTTTCTGTGGCACCGCATGGCGGTGGCGGTCGCTCGCCATTCAGTGCGACTGGTGCATGATCCGTCGAAGAATTACGGGGCGGCGGCCACAGTCGGGGTGGTCATCGCCGCGTTGGCACTCGGGGTGTGCTTTGTGCTGTCGTGGCTGAAGCCGGTGGGCCAGATCGGTAATTCCAAGCTGGTGGCTGACCGCGGCAGTGGGGCACTGTTCGTCGATGTCAACAACACGATGCACCCGGTGTTGAATCTGGCGTCTGCCCGGCTGATCCTCGGCCAGGACGCTTCCCCGACGCTGGTGCCAATGGCGCAGATCGAGGAGCGGCCGATCGGTCCGGCCGTCGGCATCGTCGGGGCTCCGAATGATTTGACTGCGCGTACTCCCGCCGACACCGGGTGGGGGTTGTGCGATAAGGCCGGCACTGCGGGCACTTTGGCGACTCCTCGGGTGACCGCGCTGACCGGACAGTCCGAGTTGGGGGATTGGGCGCACGAGATGGCCTCACCGGATGCGGTGTTGATGACCTACGGCGGTAGCGTCTTTTTGGTCACCGATGGGCACCGCTCGCAGCTCGATCTGGCCGACAAGCCGGTGATGCTGGCGCTGGGGCTGCAGGCGGGCAATCTTCGGCCCACTCCGATGTCGCGGGCACTGTATGAGGCGTTGATTCCGACCGCACCGCTGCGGGTGCCCGACGTGCCCTCCCCGGGAGGCCCGGTCGGGTATGCCGGGCCTGGGCTGGCGGTGGTGTCGGGGTCGGTGGTCAAGTCGCGCAGTGCTGCCGGCGACGACCAGTTCTTTGTGGCACTGCCGGCAGGGCTGCAGATGATTCCGGAGACGGTGGCGCTGATGCTGCACAACGCCAATGTGTCTCGGCAGGGTCGGGTGCTCGACGTGGAGGCTCCGATGGTTGCGGCCGCTCCGCAGGCCGTCGGCTTCGATGTGTCGGCCTATCCCAACGGGCCGGTGAAGCTGCTGGACAAGGCCGCCGAACCGGTCACCTGCGTGATGTGGCGCAAGGATTCGGGTGCACCGCAGGCGACCGTGACCACGGTGTCGGGTCGGCGGCTGCCGATCGCCCAAGGCGAGGAGTCGCGGGTCATCAGGATGGTGTCGGCGCAGGCGGGCCAGCAGTCAGCCGACGAGGTGTATCTAGGGCCGGGCAGCGCGAACTTTGTCCAGGTGACCGGTGTCGAACCTGATTCCGGGCGTAGCGAGTCGGTGTGGTGGATCGGCCACAGCGGTGTGCGCTTCGGCATCGAAACCTCTGACAGACAACATGATCCGCTGCGCGCACTGGGATTGTCGGAGGTGACGCCGACCCCGGCGCCGTGGGCGGTGGTGCGTTGGCTTCCGGCCGGCCCGGCGTTGTCGCGGCAGTCGGCGATGGTCGAGCACGACACCTTGGGCGCCAACCCGGCGGCCGCGCCGATGAACGAGAAAGGCACACGATGA